Proteins co-encoded in one Prunus persica cultivar Lovell chromosome G6, Prunus_persica_NCBIv2, whole genome shotgun sequence genomic window:
- the LOC18773714 gene encoding protein NRT1/ PTR FAMILY 2.6, whose amino-acid sequence MDESLSHNDEAHASSSHSGSRRGGWITFPFITGALVGLTLTAGGWLSNLIVFLIEEFNVKSIDAAQIANVVNGSSSFFPIIGAIVADSLFGSFSVISISSCISLLGIIVLALTATLNSLRPQPCLVGSELCQPTSTLQDAVLYTGIALASIGLGGTRYTLATMGANQFDKPKNQASFFNWYFFTLYSATIVALTVIVYIEDNAGWRWGFGLCVLTNIIGLAVFLSGTRFYNIDKPQGSPFVGLARVAVAAFRKRKLQLSSLSKDYYDRHDGVKEGIVTGTLSTSFRFLNRAAQKIEGDIRSDGSIAKPWRLSTMQQVEDFKTIIRILPLWSTSIFLCIPLGVQSSMIVLQALSMDRHIGPHFKMPSGSVIVIVLLSTAISLTLIDRFLCPVWQKLTGRSPTPLQRIGLGHVLNVLSMALSALVESKRLKLAKANHLQPVVPMLALWLFPQLVLAGIGEAFHFPGQVALYYQEFPVSLRSTSTAMISLVIGIAFYLSTGVINLVQRVTGWLPNDINNGKLDNVYWMLVVVGVLNFGYYLVCAKLYKYQNVKGADVNSGSADNEK is encoded by the exons ATGGATGAGTCCCTTTCCCACAATGATGAAGCCCATGCATCATCATCGCATTCCGGTAGCAGGCGCGGTGGTTGGATCACTTTCCCATTCATTACcg GGGCTTTGGTAGGCCTGACACTTACAGCCGGAGGATGGCTCTCAAATTTGATTGTATTTCTGATTGAAGAATTCAATGTAAAGAGCATTGATGCTGCTCAGATTGCAAATGTGGTTAACGGTTCTTCAAGTTTTTTCCCAATCATCGGAGCAATCGTAGCTGACTCTCTCTTCGGCTCATTCTCCGTTATCTCAATTTCCTCCTGCATTTCCTTGCTG GGCATAATTGTCTTAGCATTAACCGCGACACTGAATTCGTTAAGGCCTCAACCTTGTCTTGTGGGATCAGAGTTATGCCAACCCACTTCAACATTACAAGATGCAGTATTGTATACTGGTATAGCTCTAGCTTCTATTGGCTTGGGCGGTACCCGCTATACCCTAGCAACAATGGGAGCAAACCAGTTTGACAAGCCTAAGAATCAAGCGAGTTTCTTCAACTGGTACTTCTTTACTCTATACTCTGCTACAATTGTAGCCCTAACAGTTATTGTCTATATTGAGGACAACGCTGGATGGAGATGGGGGTTTGGCCTATGTGTCCTTACCAACATAATTGGCTTGGCCGTTTTCTTATCTGGAACTCGGTTTTATAACATAGATAAGCCACAAGGAAGTCCATTTGTTGGTTTAGCTAGGGTTGCTGTTGCCGCTTTTCGAAAAAGAAAACTCCAACTCTCCTCCTTAAGCAAGGATTATTACGATAGACATGATGGAGTGAAAGAAGGCATAGTGACTGGAACACTTAGCACCAGTTTCAG ATTCCTAAACCGTGCAGCACAGAAAATTGAAGGAGACATCAGATCAGATGGTTCCATTGCAAAACCATGGAGACTAAGCACAATGCAACAGGTCGAAGATTTCAAAACAATTATACGAATTTTGCCATTATGGTCAACAAGCATATTCTTATGTATACCATTAGGAGTCCAGTCCAGCATGATAGTCCTGCAAGCTCTAAGCATGGACCGTCACATCGGGCCTCATTTCAAAATGCCATCTGGCTCCGTTATAGTCATTGTCCTACTTTCCACAGCCATCTCTCTCACCCTTATTGATAGGTTCTTATGTCCTGTGTGGCAGAAGCTGACTGGTCGATCTCCAACGCCCCTCCAACGTATAGGATTAGGCCACGTGTTAAATGTTCTTAGCATGGCTCTTTCAGCACTAGTAGAGTCAAAAAGGCTCAAATTAGCCAAAGCGAACCACCTCCAACCTGTTGTACCAATGCTGGCCTTGTGGCTTTTCCCGCAGTTGGTTTTGGCAGGAATTGGAGAGGCATTTCATTTTCCAGGACAAGTTGCATTGTACTATCAAGAATTTCCAGTGTCTCTCCGAAGCACATCGACGGCGATGATCTCGTTGGTCATTGGGATTGCATTTTATTTAAGCACAGGTGTAATTAATTTGGTTCAGAGGGTTACAGGGTGGTTACCAAATGATATAAATAATGGGAAGCTAGACAATGTGTATTGGATGTTAGTTGTTGTTGGGGTGCTCAATTTTGGTTATTATCTAGTGTGTGCTAAGTTGTACAAGTATCAAAATGTTAAGGGTGCAGATGTTAATTCTGGCTCTGCTGATAATGAAAAGTGA